From Rubripirellula reticaptiva, the proteins below share one genomic window:
- a CDS encoding VOC family protein has product MATIVTLGFAGRTLEALAHYEMVLDAETTFLMRFRDSPDQSHTKPGMEDLVFHATFRIDGTVFMASDVGYVDTESEPVFAGFAIALQMDSLERGKSIFEGLANGGQVLIPLTKSAFTSWYGIVIDRFGISWKINVDSKSD; this is encoded by the coding sequence ATGGCAACAATTGTCACACTCGGATTTGCGGGACGCACCTTAGAAGCACTCGCTCACTACGAGATGGTGCTTGACGCGGAAACCACGTTCTTGATGCGATTTCGCGACAGTCCAGATCAATCTCATACCAAGCCGGGCATGGAGGACCTAGTCTTTCATGCAACGTTTCGGATTGATGGGACTGTGTTTATGGCGAGCGACGTCGGGTACGTCGACACAGAAAGCGAGCCGGTTTTCGCGGGATTTGCGATCGCTTTGCAAATGGACTCTCTCGAGCGAGGTAAAAGCATTTTCGAGGGACTGGCGAATGGAGGCCAAGTTCTGATCCCACTTACCAAATCAGCATTCACGTCATGGTACGGCATTGTGATTGATCGATTTGGCATCTCTTGGAAAATAAACGTTGATTCCAAAAGCGATTAG